The following are encoded together in the Lactuca sativa cultivar Salinas chromosome 1, Lsat_Salinas_v11, whole genome shotgun sequence genome:
- the LOC111905028 gene encoding uncharacterized protein LOC111905028, which translates to MGSDTSRRWWRKSDLWEVASVLLLGQGVSFILALLNFTSSLTANLGANSPVTLGLLGYLALTLIYGSILLYKHHELIIPWYWYALLAFFDVQGNYLFNSAYYFSSITSVALLDSCTVGWVILFTWIFLGTKYSLLQFLGAAVCGVGLCLVLLSDAGVGGGGGSNPLLGDMLVIGGTLFFALSNVGEEFCVKKNCQLEVLAMLGVFGMFFSLIEITIFERKNLEAVTWSTELILTLVGYTVGFFIFYSLTSFILKTSGSTLFNLSLLTADMWAVIIRIFFYEQKVDWLYYVSFLIVGVGLFIYSKSEKNPIPNPSPESENGNRNPQYQLVHEQGAETLSGSP; encoded by the exons ATGGGCTCCGACACCAGCCGCCGTTGGTGGCGGAAATCGGACCTTTGGGAAGTGGCGTCCGTTCTGCTACTCGGCCAGGGCGTCTCTTTTATATTGGCTCTTCTGAACTTCACTTCATCTCTAACCGCCAATCTTG GTGCTAATTCGCCTGTAACTCTAGGACTTTTAGGTTATCTGGCTTTAACCTTGATCTATGGAAGCATCTTGTTGTATAAGCACCATGAACTCATT ATTCCTTGGTATTGGTATGCTCTGTTAGCATTCTTTGATGTCCAAGGCAATTATCTTT TTAATTCAGCATATTACTTCTCATCCATTACAAGTGTAGCATTATTAGATAGCTGTACAGTTGGTTGGGTTATTCTTTTTACTTGGATCTTTTTGGGCACAAAGTATTCTCTATTGCAGTTCCTTGGTGCAGCTGTTTGTGGTGTAGGCCTTTGTTTAGTGCTTCTTTCTGATGCTGGGGTTGGTGGTGGAG GTGGTTCAAATCCACTTTTGGGTGATATGCTTGTCATTGGGGGGACACTTTTCTTTGCACTGAGCAATGTTGGTGAG GAGTTTTGTGTTAAAAAGAACTGTCAACTTGAAGTATTAGCAATGCTTGGTGTATTTGGAATGTTTTTTAGTTTAATCGAGAT CACCATATTCGAGAGGAAGAATCTTGAAGCAGTGACATGGTCTACTGAACTT ATACTCACACTTGTTGGTTACACAGTGGGATTCTTTATATTCTACTCTTTAACGTCTTTTATACTAAAG ACAAGTGGGTCCACATTGTTCAATTTGTCCCTACTCACAGCTGATATGTGGGCTGTAATCATTCGCATTTTTTTCTACGAACAAAAG GTGGATTGGTTATACTATGTATCGTTCTTAATTGTTGGTGTTGGTCTTTTCATATATTCCAAAAG TGAGAAGAATCCGATTCCGAATCCGTCGCCGGAATCTGAAAACGGGAATCGGAATCCACAGTACCAACTTGTTCATGAACAAGGTGCCGAAACCCTGAGTGGGAGTCCGTGA
- the LOC111905027 gene encoding uridine nucleosidase 1, with translation MDSPPLVSYCNGGLSQKIIIDTDPGIDDSMAIMMAFQTPNLDILGLTTTFGNVSTKDATRNALLLCEIAGRLDVPVAEGSSEPLKGGEPEIQDFIHGSDGLGNLHLPPPKLKKVEKSASEFLVDKVSEYPGEVSILALGPLTNLALAIKRDSSFVNKVKRVVILGGAFFALGNINPAAEANIYGDPEAADIVFTSGANIDVIGINITTQVKMSDDDLDELRKSKGKHAQFLCNSSKFYRDWHVKSDGVYGVFLHDPVCFVALIRPDLFVFKKGVVRVETQGLCVGHTLMDQGLKRWNSDNPWTGYSPVSVAWTVNVEKVLNYIKTVLMTP, from the exons ATGGATTCCCCTCCGTTGGTGTCGTACTGCAATGGTGGACTCTCTCAAAAGATTATCATCGATACCGATCCTGGCATTG ATGACAGCATGGCAATCATGATGGCTTTTCAGACACCAAACTTAGATATCTTAGGATTAACAACTACATTTGGCAATGTTTCCACAAAAGATGCCACTCGTAATGCCTTACTTTTG TGTGAAATTGCAGGACGTTTGGATGTTCCTGTTGCTGAGGGTAGTTCTGAACCACTAAAG GGAGGAGAGCCAGAGATTCAAGATTTCATCCATGGATCAGATGGATTAGGAAACTTACATCTACCTCCCCCCAAATTAAAAAAAGTAGAAAAATCAGCATCAGAATTTTTAGTAGATAAAGTTTCTGAATACCCTGGTGAAGTATCTATACTTGCACTTGGTCCACTTACAAATTTGGCTTTG GCCATCAAAAGGGACTCCTCATTTGTAAATAAGGTGAAAAGAGTGGTCATACTCGGTGGAGCTTTTTTTGCACTTGGGAATATTAATCCAGCTGCAGAAGCAAat ATATACGGGGACCCTGAAGCAGCAGATATTGTTTTCACTTCTGGTGCAAATATAGATGTTATTGGCATAAACATCACAACACAAGTCAAAATGTCAG ATGATGATCTTGATGAACTGAGAAAGTCTAAAGGGAAGCATGCTCAGTTTTTGTGCAACAGTAGTAAATTCTACAGAGATTGGCATGTGAAATCAGATGGTGTTTATG GAGTTTTCCTTCATGACCCTGTCTGTTTTGTGGCGTTAATTCGGCCTGATCTTTTCGTGTTCAAAAAGGGGGTTGTTAGGGTTGAGACACAAGGGCTTTGTGTAGGACATACCCTTATGGACCAAGGGCTAAAAAG ATGGAATTCAGATAATCCGTGGACGGGCTATTCACCGGTTTCAGTTGCGTGGACAGTGAACGTGGAAAAGGTTCTTAATTACATTAAAACGGTGTTGATGACACCGTAA